A genomic stretch from Cellulomonas sp. KRMCY2 includes:
- a CDS encoding ABC transporter permease, which produces MTSTTAADTANRSVLARAARPLLVLAFWLAVWQVAAVVVDQEILLVSPAGALTRLGELVVTAEFWGIVWHSFVRIAGGFLAASVVGVLGATAAAASRVVDALVTPALTAIRSTPVVSFIILVLMWTSSGQLAFVISFLMVLPITYTNVLEGIRHRDLALLEVATVFRVPVLRRLPAMDVPAVLPFFVASCRIGVGLAWKSGIAAEVIGLSTGSIGERLYQAKIFLSSADLFAWTAVIIALSFGFEKVVLVLLRRAETRLSLGRAA; this is translated from the coding sequence ATGACTTCTACTACAGCCGCTGACACGGCGAACCGGAGCGTGCTGGCGAGGGCCGCACGCCCCCTGCTCGTGCTCGCCTTCTGGCTGGCCGTCTGGCAGGTGGCCGCGGTGGTCGTCGACCAGGAGATCCTGCTCGTCTCGCCGGCCGGCGCACTCACCCGGCTCGGCGAGCTCGTCGTGACCGCCGAGTTCTGGGGCATCGTCTGGCACTCGTTCGTCCGGATCGCCGGCGGCTTCCTGGCCGCGTCAGTGGTCGGCGTCCTCGGTGCGACCGCGGCGGCCGCCTCTCGGGTCGTCGATGCGCTGGTCACCCCCGCGCTCACGGCGATCCGCAGCACGCCGGTGGTCAGCTTCATCATCCTGGTGCTGATGTGGACCAGCAGCGGTCAGCTCGCGTTCGTCATCAGCTTCCTCATGGTGCTGCCCATCACGTACACGAACGTGCTCGAGGGCATCCGGCACCGTGACCTGGCTCTCCTCGAGGTCGCGACGGTGTTCCGGGTGCCCGTGCTGCGCCGGCTGCCCGCCATGGACGTCCCCGCCGTCCTGCCGTTCTTCGTCGCGAGCTGCCGCATCGGCGTCGGGCTGGCCTGGAAGAGCGGGATCGCGGCCGAGGTGATCGGGCTCTCGACGGGCAGCATCGGGGAGCGGCTCTACCAGGCGAAGATCTTCCTCAGCAGTGCGGACCTGTTCGCGTGGACCGCCGTCATCATCGCGCTGAGCTTCGGCTTCGAGAAGGTGGTGCTGGTCCTGCTGCGCCGTGCGGAGACCCGGCTGTCGCTGGGGCGTGCGGCATGA
- a CDS encoding SPFH domain-containing protein, with product MPSSSVALTVGIILGILLLIVLASLRFIGASEVGLVNKRLGRRLRGDQMVAFQGEAGYQARLLMPGLRFKLWPVFSVTKHPWVQVSPGEIGVVISQLGAPLPVGAKSAHYKPAFANFTDLPTFLSEGGQKGIQRPVLPPGSLLPLHPLAFLVLTASRMYGVPISQGGRHAEPTLASLGLVPDQLRVAVIAPQANQDVIGVVTTLEGFAPEAADIASRLGGFQDITALEAADATDAEKIEAILSSKNGLHNCYQDYQAFLDSGGRIGLQHDPLLYGSYLLNPFLVRVELVPMLVVRQGEVGVVKAYVGLPTVDTSGEEFKFGSIVRPGHRGIWNEPLRTGKYAINPRVYAAEIVPTSILTLNWANTTSIAHNLDEGLSPIDGKSREGFVFGIDLQVQIHVPDLKAPKVISMVGTMQNLVNEVLQSAVGNYFRNALQQLPAVQFIETRDTVQAQAQEYITGYLSKYDVETRGVYVQDVIFPPELVAVLTQREIANQERVTFGEQQRAQAVRVNLERVRGTADMQKDLAKASVNVDIQKAAAEARAAQAEGEATFVRLTGQAEADKRRAIGLAQAKAIEALGLARAAGFDAQVAAIGQQATAAVAIAGAVADGHVKIVPDVLVEGGNSDGAITGLAASLTGALRNWSPSPTSPAVDATPVPDAIVPDVATPITPEDAPVTR from the coding sequence GTGCCGTCATCATCGGTTGCGCTCACCGTCGGGATCATTCTCGGGATCCTGTTGTTGATCGTCCTTGCGTCGCTCCGGTTCATCGGAGCCAGCGAGGTCGGGCTGGTCAACAAGCGACTGGGGCGACGCCTCCGCGGCGACCAGATGGTCGCCTTCCAGGGCGAGGCCGGCTACCAGGCCCGTCTGCTCATGCCCGGGCTCCGGTTCAAGCTGTGGCCGGTGTTCTCGGTGACCAAGCACCCGTGGGTGCAGGTATCGCCCGGCGAGATCGGCGTGGTCATCTCCCAGCTCGGCGCCCCGCTGCCCGTCGGCGCGAAGAGCGCCCACTACAAGCCGGCTTTCGCCAACTTCACCGACCTGCCCACCTTCTTGAGCGAGGGCGGCCAGAAGGGTATCCAGCGCCCGGTGCTGCCCCCCGGGTCGCTGCTGCCGCTGCACCCGCTGGCATTCCTGGTGCTCACCGCGAGCCGGATGTACGGCGTCCCGATCTCCCAGGGCGGGCGCCACGCAGAACCGACGCTCGCGTCCCTCGGCCTGGTTCCCGACCAGCTGCGGGTAGCGGTCATCGCGCCCCAGGCCAACCAGGACGTCATCGGCGTCGTGACCACCCTCGAGGGTTTCGCGCCGGAGGCCGCTGACATCGCCAGCCGGCTGGGAGGCTTCCAGGACATCACAGCTCTCGAAGCGGCCGACGCGACGGATGCCGAGAAGATCGAGGCGATCCTGTCGAGCAAGAACGGGCTGCACAACTGCTACCAGGACTACCAGGCCTTTCTGGACAGCGGTGGGCGCATCGGTCTGCAGCACGACCCGCTGCTCTACGGCTCGTACCTGCTCAACCCGTTCCTGGTCAGGGTCGAGCTGGTGCCGATGCTCGTCGTGCGCCAGGGCGAGGTGGGCGTCGTCAAGGCCTACGTCGGTCTGCCGACGGTGGACACCTCCGGTGAGGAGTTCAAGTTCGGCTCGATCGTGCGTCCCGGTCACCGGGGGATCTGGAACGAGCCGCTGCGCACCGGCAAGTATGCGATCAACCCCCGCGTCTACGCCGCGGAGATCGTGCCGACCTCGATCCTGACCCTGAACTGGGCCAACACCACGTCGATCGCCCACAACCTCGACGAAGGGCTGAGCCCGATCGACGGCAAGTCCCGTGAGGGCTTCGTCTTCGGGATCGACCTCCAGGTGCAGATCCACGTGCCCGACCTGAAGGCGCCCAAGGTGATCTCCATGGTCGGCACCATGCAGAACCTGGTCAACGAGGTCCTGCAGTCCGCGGTGGGCAACTACTTCCGGAACGCGCTCCAGCAGCTGCCGGCCGTGCAGTTCATCGAGACCCGCGACACCGTGCAGGCACAGGCGCAGGAGTACATCACCGGCTATCTGAGCAAGTACGACGTGGAGACCAGAGGCGTCTACGTCCAGGACGTGATCTTCCCGCCGGAGCTGGTGGCGGTGCTCACCCAGCGCGAGATCGCGAACCAGGAGCGCGTCACGTTCGGGGAGCAGCAGCGCGCCCAGGCGGTGCGGGTCAACCTCGAGCGCGTCCGGGGAACCGCGGACATGCAGAAGGACCTGGCCAAGGCCAGCGTGAACGTCGACATCCAGAAGGCGGCGGCCGAAGCCCGTGCCGCGCAGGCGGAAGGTGAAGCCACCTTCGTGCGACTGACCGGTCAGGCAGAGGCGGACAAGCGCCGCGCGATCGGCCTCGCCCAGGCCAAGGCGATCGAGGCACTCGGTCTGGCCAGGGCAGCCGGCTTCGACGCGCAGGTCGCGGCCATCGGGCAGCAGGCGACTGCCGCCGTCGCCATCGCCGGTGCGGTTGCCGACGGCCACGTCAAGATCGTGCCGGATGTGCTCGTCGAGGGCGGGAACAGCGACGGGGCGATCACCGGACTCGCGGCGTCGCTCACCGGAGCCCTGCGGAACTGGAGCCCATCGCCCACATCGCCGGCGGTCGACGCGACCCCCGTTCCCGACGCCATCGTCCCGGACGTCGCCACGCCCATCACCCCGGAGGACGCGCCCGTCACTCGGTGA
- a CDS encoding PLDc N-terminal domain-containing protein: MHDVITTENPLWPAAYDGLWNALIVLVSGLMLLALLDVMRTATFLRAVEWVVLIVLVPVVGPAIWFIYGRRRFDSGS; encoded by the coding sequence ATGCACGACGTCATCACGACCGAGAACCCGCTCTGGCCTGCTGCGTACGACGGCCTGTGGAACGCGCTCATCGTCCTCGTGTCGGGGCTCATGCTGCTCGCCCTCCTGGACGTGATGCGAACGGCCACCTTCCTGCGGGCGGTGGAGTGGGTGGTCCTGATCGTGCTGGTCCCCGTCGTCGGCCCGGCCATCTGGTTCATCTACGGCCGGCGCCGATTCGACAGCGGCTCCTGA
- a CDS encoding ATP-binding cassette domain-containing protein — translation MTKRFGEQVVLDRLDLDLADGDVTAVMGPNGSGKTTLARLVLGLTTPDGGAVSGAAGRRGAVTFQEDRLCDQLTAVRNVRLVLDRSVSTTSVVAELGRAGLDGESLTKPVRDLSGGQRRRVAIVRALMADADLVVLDEPFKGLDADGKTVVMDYVRERRAGRTMLLITHEPSEAEYFGARVVELTLDGRV, via the coding sequence GTGACCAAGCGGTTCGGCGAGCAGGTGGTGCTCGACCGACTCGACCTCGACCTTGCCGACGGCGACGTCACGGCGGTGATGGGCCCGAACGGGTCCGGCAAGACGACCCTGGCCCGCCTCGTGCTCGGGCTGACGACGCCCGACGGCGGCGCGGTGTCCGGGGCGGCGGGCCGGCGCGGCGCGGTGACCTTCCAGGAAGACCGGCTCTGCGACCAGCTCACCGCCGTCCGCAACGTGCGGCTGGTGCTGGACCGGAGCGTCTCGACGACCTCGGTGGTGGCGGAGCTGGGCCGGGCCGGGCTCGACGGGGAGTCCCTCACCAAGCCGGTACGCGACCTCTCCGGCGGCCAGCGCCGACGGGTCGCGATCGTGCGTGCCCTGATGGCCGACGCGGACCTCGTCGTGCTCGACGAGCCCTTCAAGGGCCTCGACGCCGACGGGAAGACCGTGGTGATGGACTACGTCCGGGAGCGGCGCGCCGGCCGGACCATGCTCCTCATCACGCACGAGCCGTCCGAGGCGGAGTACTTCGGGGCGCGCGTCGTCGAGCTCACGCTGGACGGGCGGGTCTGA
- a CDS encoding DUF4214 domain-containing protein, translating into MSLFTSAATARPLRIAALALTLALFGAGASPAQADELPPGPSAPAPAPSPIDAYVRYQGQTTCDPTAKPGAQYVMAMVLGYYKVGRNISITRACTVGGTSEHKEGRALDWGVNVDNPAEKAAGDAFTNWLTAVGPDGKAGYNARRMGVMYIIWNRQIWSNSSSTSGWQTYAGASPHTDHVHISLGWNGAYMRSSWWTGIAIPSEVTTRRYVTLVYQDLFGRSPDPSGLATWSDALNNGTPRIAVANSITYSTEYRSGLIGGVYRDFLGREPESDGMQNWLNAMAGGLTIQGMESGFLASPEYYIQSGGTDAGWVSRLYQHVLGRDAGEAEVQTWVTVLAQGSSRQSVAIGFVYSTERLSTVVNGYYLDLLGRGIDPNGQQTWVGAIQNGGRTEAIIGGIVASDEYYARAER; encoded by the coding sequence ATGTCCTTGTTCACCAGTGCTGCCACGGCTCGACCGCTGCGGATCGCCGCCCTCGCCCTGACGCTCGCCCTGTTCGGCGCAGGGGCCTCGCCGGCTCAGGCGGACGAGCTCCCGCCCGGGCCCAGCGCTCCGGCACCCGCGCCGAGCCCGATCGACGCCTACGTGCGCTACCAGGGGCAGACCACGTGCGACCCGACGGCGAAGCCCGGTGCGCAGTACGTCATGGCGATGGTCCTGGGCTACTACAAGGTCGGCCGCAACATCTCCATCACCCGGGCGTGCACCGTCGGCGGTACGAGCGAGCACAAGGAAGGCCGCGCGCTGGACTGGGGCGTCAACGTCGACAACCCGGCGGAGAAGGCAGCGGGGGACGCGTTCACGAACTGGCTCACCGCCGTGGGCCCCGACGGCAAGGCCGGCTACAACGCCCGCCGCATGGGCGTGATGTACATCATCTGGAACCGGCAGATCTGGAGCAACTCCAGCTCCACCAGCGGATGGCAGACCTACGCGGGCGCCAGTCCGCACACCGACCACGTGCACATCTCGCTCGGCTGGAACGGCGCCTACATGCGCAGCTCGTGGTGGACCGGGATCGCGATCCCGAGCGAGGTCACGACCAGGAGGTACGTGACGCTCGTCTACCAGGACCTCTTCGGACGCAGCCCCGACCCGTCCGGGCTGGCGACGTGGAGCGACGCCCTCAACAACGGGACCCCGCGGATCGCTGTCGCCAACTCCATCACCTACTCCACCGAGTACCGCAGCGGGCTCATCGGCGGGGTCTACCGGGACTTCCTCGGTCGCGAGCCCGAGTCGGACGGGATGCAGAACTGGCTCAACGCGATGGCCGGTGGCCTGACCATCCAAGGGATGGAGTCGGGCTTCCTGGCCTCGCCGGAGTACTACATCCAGTCCGGCGGGACAGATGCCGGCTGGGTCAGCCGCCTCTACCAGCACGTGCTCGGCCGCGACGCCGGCGAGGCCGAGGTCCAGACCTGGGTCACCGTGCTCGCCCAGGGCAGCAGCCGCCAGTCGGTCGCGATCGGGTTCGTCTACTCCACGGAGCGGCTGAGCACTGTCGTCAACGGGTACTACCTCGACCTGCTGGGCCGCGGCATCGACCCGAACGGTCAGCAGACCTGGGTCGGCGCGATCCAGAACGGTGGCCGGACCGAGGCCATCATCGGCGGCATCGTCGCCAGCGACGAGTACTACGCCAGGGCCGAGCGCTAG
- the ptsP gene encoding phosphoenolpyruvate--protein phosphotransferase — MATDTAAPPITRLSLTAPVTGVLVPIEKVPDPVFAQKMVGEGISIDPVSNELLAPCDGEVIHIHPAKHAVSIRAAGGLEVLLHIGLDTVKMRGEGFEVRVAVGDQVQTGAPLIVFDLDMVATSAKSVLTQMVITNSDLLSTFRAGEGFVTAGQDEVAEAVMAAPPGEGVAVAVGRTVTSDAVVVPNPVGLHARPAAVLSKLAQGYASDIRIKRGEDQANAKSVMAIMGLEVSQGDKVQIIAHGPDAAEAVHDLTTALRDGLGEEGVVPIVEALLGEVEPQPAAAPAVRARPRSDDPNLLLGVAASPGLAIGKTLRVVREDIEVKEEASDRHRERRILNDATDRALVQLGALESRLEQDADPDKAAIFAAHREILRDPDLLDIASSAIDKGKTAAFAWRAAYTLYADRLAGLKNELLAGRATDVRDVGRRVLEEVTGQRHEKPEIPEGTILVAEDLTPSDTASLDRTRVVGFCTAAGGASSHVAIIARSLDIPAVAGIEPRAMEIPDGSLVILDGAKGTLRTNVTEDEVARIRRHQERTAERRAEDLLHAEEPATTTDGHHLEVVANIGGLEDAQNAMTKGAEGVGLLRSEFIFLGRTTAPSEDEQAQIYTDIAEALRPGQPLVIRTLDVGGDKPLPYLPIPPEENPFLGVRGVRVGLDRPEILRSQVRAILRAAGSGAKVSVMFPMISTIDDFRQAKEIFEEEREKLGVPPVPVGIMVEVPSVAVMAAQFAAEVDFFSVGTNDLTQYTLAMDRGHPKLAPQVDGLNPAVLGLIGLAATAARAAGKWVGVCGGIASDPQAVPILVGLGVDELSVSIPAIPAVKAQIRALSLVDCQELAARALTQVSAAAVRALVPTDDDD; from the coding sequence ATGGCAACAGACACCGCAGCACCTCCCATCACCCGACTGAGCCTCACGGCACCCGTGACAGGGGTGCTCGTACCGATCGAGAAGGTTCCCGACCCGGTCTTCGCTCAGAAGATGGTCGGTGAGGGTATCTCGATCGACCCCGTCAGCAACGAGCTCCTCGCACCGTGCGACGGTGAGGTCATCCACATCCACCCGGCCAAGCACGCTGTGTCGATCAGGGCGGCCGGAGGGCTCGAGGTCCTCCTTCACATCGGGCTGGACACCGTCAAGATGCGCGGTGAGGGTTTCGAGGTGCGGGTCGCGGTGGGTGACCAGGTGCAGACGGGCGCCCCCCTGATCGTGTTCGACCTGGACATGGTCGCGACGAGCGCGAAGAGCGTCCTCACGCAGATGGTGATCACCAACTCGGACCTGCTCTCCACCTTCAGGGCCGGGGAGGGCTTCGTCACGGCTGGGCAGGACGAGGTCGCCGAGGCTGTCATGGCGGCCCCGCCGGGTGAGGGCGTCGCGGTGGCCGTCGGGCGGACCGTGACCTCGGATGCGGTCGTCGTGCCCAACCCGGTCGGTCTGCACGCCCGGCCGGCGGCGGTCCTGTCCAAGCTCGCGCAGGGGTACGCGAGCGACATCCGCATCAAGCGCGGGGAGGATCAGGCCAACGCCAAGAGCGTCATGGCGATCATGGGTCTGGAGGTCAGCCAGGGCGACAAGGTCCAGATCATCGCCCACGGGCCGGACGCGGCCGAGGCGGTGCACGACCTGACGACAGCTCTGCGCGACGGGTTGGGCGAGGAGGGCGTCGTCCCGATCGTCGAGGCCCTGCTCGGTGAGGTCGAGCCGCAGCCTGCCGCGGCTCCGGCGGTCAGGGCCCGGCCCCGGTCGGACGACCCGAACCTGCTGCTCGGCGTCGCCGCCTCCCCGGGTCTGGCCATCGGCAAGACCCTGCGGGTGGTCCGCGAGGACATCGAGGTCAAGGAGGAGGCCTCGGACCGGCACCGCGAGCGCCGCATCCTGAACGACGCCACCGACCGGGCACTGGTGCAGCTCGGCGCCCTGGAGAGTCGGCTCGAGCAGGACGCCGACCCGGACAAGGCCGCGATCTTCGCGGCGCACCGCGAGATCCTGCGGGACCCGGACCTGCTGGACATCGCCTCGAGCGCGATCGACAAGGGCAAGACGGCGGCCTTCGCCTGGCGTGCTGCCTACACCCTGTACGCGGACCGGCTCGCCGGCCTCAAGAACGAGCTCCTCGCCGGGCGCGCGACCGACGTCCGGGACGTCGGGCGCAGGGTCCTCGAGGAGGTGACCGGGCAGCGGCACGAGAAGCCGGAGATCCCCGAGGGGACGATCCTCGTCGCCGAGGACCTCACTCCCTCCGACACCGCCTCCCTCGACCGGACCAGGGTCGTCGGCTTCTGCACCGCAGCGGGTGGGGCGTCCTCGCACGTGGCGATCATCGCCCGGTCGCTGGACATCCCCGCCGTGGCCGGGATCGAACCCCGCGCCATGGAGATCCCGGACGGCTCGCTGGTGATCCTCGACGGCGCCAAGGGCACCCTGCGGACCAACGTCACCGAGGACGAGGTCGCCAGGATCCGGCGGCACCAGGAGCGCACCGCCGAGCGGCGGGCGGAGGACCTCCTGCACGCGGAGGAGCCCGCGACCACCACCGACGGGCACCACCTCGAGGTGGTCGCGAACATCGGCGGGCTCGAGGACGCGCAGAACGCGATGACCAAGGGCGCCGAGGGCGTCGGTCTGCTCCGGTCGGAGTTCATCTTCCTCGGACGGACCACGGCACCGTCCGAGGACGAGCAGGCGCAGATCTACACCGACATCGCCGAGGCGCTGCGGCCCGGGCAGCCGCTGGTCATCCGCACGCTCGACGTCGGCGGCGACAAGCCTCTGCCCTACCTGCCGATCCCGCCGGAGGAGAACCCGTTCCTCGGCGTCCGCGGTGTCCGGGTCGGCCTCGACCGCCCCGAGATCCTGCGGAGCCAGGTCCGGGCGATCCTCCGTGCCGCAGGCTCGGGGGCGAAGGTCAGCGTGATGTTCCCGATGATCTCCACCATCGACGACTTCCGTCAGGCGAAGGAGATCTTCGAGGAGGAGCGCGAGAAGCTCGGCGTCCCGCCGGTCCCCGTGGGGATCATGGTCGAGGTGCCCTCGGTGGCGGTCATGGCGGCGCAGTTCGCGGCCGAGGTCGACTTCTTCTCCGTGGGCACCAACGACCTCACCCAGTACACGCTCGCGATGGACCGGGGACACCCGAAGCTCGCGCCGCAGGTCGACGGCCTGAACCCCGCCGTCCTCGGGCTCATCGGGCTGGCCGCGACCGCCGCCCGGGCAGCAGGCAAATGGGTCGGCGTGTGCGGGGGCATCGCCTCCGACCCGCAGGCCGTGCCGATCCTCGTGGGCCTCGGCGTCGACGAGCTCAGCGTGAGCATCCCCGCGATCCCCGCGGTCAAGGCGCAGATCCGGGCCTTGTCCCTCGTGGACTGCCAGGAGCTGGCCGCCCGCGCACTGACCCAGGTCTCCGCCGCGGCGGTCCGTGCCCTCGTGCCGACCGACGACGACGACTGA
- the ptsG gene encoding glucose-specific PTS transporter subunit IIBC has translation MSVATDTAPTRTASAGPAQKISIGSRVFGFMQKLGKSLMLPVSVLPVAGILLGVGGAFIGGFNQRALDLGVCAVDHVAAACDAAGAVGDPVTAGVVAQPVYIFLQILQGSGEPIFSALPLIFAIGVALGIAKNDGVSALAATVGYLVMNGTMGVVAQARGVATSSILGQATLDTSVFGGIIIGILAGYAFNRFYRIKLPSYLGFFAGKRFVPIVTAFAAIAIGIVLSFVWPPIGDLINNGANGILKANTPIAVFVYGLVERSLLPFGLHHIWNAPFFFTLNVGGWSDCQGILTCFFAGHSASGVLGGGFLFKMFGLPGAAIAIWRTAKPENRTRIGSIMIAGALTSFLTGITEPLEFSFLFVAPLLYVAHAILAGISFPIMYLLGGRLGYTFSQGAIDFGLFYANGTKPWLVLIVGPIYFVAYFLVFTGLIKAFNLKTPGREDEEVDRGEAIEDAANRFSQQLVLAFGGRSNIKDLDACITRLRVGVHDVGKVNQKKLKALGAAGVLVVGDNMQAIFGTRSENLKTDIEEYLKVAGDEAEMSEEHIADVSYEAPGTEPKLRDPQAAEKARDYLAGLGGRANIVKIEAAAETRLRVVVRDPEAVDEAVLTAAGIAGVAVLPGGTLHLIAGRNADQYAAEMRGQLMGEPAGV, from the coding sequence ATGTCAGTGGCGACGGACACCGCGCCGACCCGAACCGCGTCTGCGGGACCGGCACAGAAGATCAGCATCGGGAGCAGGGTCTTCGGCTTCATGCAGAAGCTCGGCAAGTCCCTCATGCTCCCGGTCTCCGTCCTGCCCGTGGCCGGCATCCTGCTCGGCGTCGGCGGGGCGTTCATCGGTGGCTTCAACCAGCGAGCGCTCGACCTCGGCGTGTGCGCCGTCGACCACGTCGCAGCGGCGTGCGACGCCGCCGGGGCCGTCGGGGACCCCGTCACGGCGGGAGTCGTCGCACAGCCCGTCTACATCTTCCTGCAGATCCTCCAGGGTTCGGGCGAACCCATCTTCTCCGCGTTGCCGCTGATCTTCGCGATCGGCGTCGCGCTCGGGATCGCGAAGAACGACGGTGTCTCGGCGCTGGCGGCGACGGTCGGCTATCTCGTCATGAACGGGACGATGGGGGTCGTCGCGCAGGCGCGCGGGGTCGCGACGAGCAGCATCCTCGGCCAGGCCACCTTGGACACGAGCGTCTTCGGCGGCATCATCATCGGCATCCTCGCGGGCTACGCGTTCAACCGCTTCTACCGGATCAAGCTCCCCTCGTACCTCGGCTTCTTCGCCGGCAAACGGTTCGTCCCGATCGTCACGGCGTTCGCCGCGATCGCGATCGGCATCGTGCTCTCGTTCGTCTGGCCGCCGATCGGTGACCTCATCAACAACGGGGCCAACGGGATCCTCAAGGCGAACACGCCCATCGCCGTCTTCGTCTACGGCCTCGTGGAGCGCTCGCTGCTGCCCTTCGGGCTGCACCACATCTGGAACGCGCCGTTCTTCTTCACGCTCAACGTCGGCGGCTGGTCCGACTGCCAGGGCATCCTGACCTGCTTCTTCGCGGGCCACTCCGCGTCCGGCGTCCTCGGTGGCGGGTTCCTGTTCAAGATGTTCGGCCTGCCCGGCGCCGCGATCGCGATCTGGCGGACGGCCAAGCCGGAGAACCGCACGCGGATCGGCTCCATCATGATCGCCGGTGCGCTGACGTCGTTCCTCACCGGGATCACCGAGCCGCTGGAGTTCTCGTTCCTCTTCGTGGCGCCGCTGCTGTACGTCGCGCACGCCATCCTGGCCGGCATCTCGTTCCCGATCATGTACCTGCTCGGCGGTCGGCTCGGGTACACGTTCTCCCAGGGCGCCATCGACTTCGGCCTCTTCTACGCCAACGGCACCAAGCCCTGGCTGGTGCTGATCGTCGGCCCGATCTACTTCGTCGCGTACTTCCTCGTCTTCACGGGTCTCATCAAGGCCTTCAACCTCAAGACCCCCGGCCGTGAGGACGAGGAGGTCGACCGCGGTGAGGCGATCGAGGACGCCGCCAACCGCTTCTCCCAGCAGCTCGTGCTCGCGTTCGGCGGGCGGAGCAACATCAAGGATCTCGACGCCTGCATCACCCGGCTGCGCGTCGGGGTGCACGACGTCGGCAAGGTCAACCAGAAGAAGCTGAAGGCCCTGGGTGCGGCCGGCGTGCTGGTCGTCGGCGACAACATGCAGGCGATCTTCGGCACCCGGTCGGAGAACCTCAAGACCGACATCGAGGAGTACCTCAAGGTCGCCGGGGACGAGGCCGAGATGTCCGAGGAGCACATCGCCGACGTCTCGTACGAGGCACCCGGCACCGAGCCGAAGCTGCGCGACCCGCAGGCCGCCGAGAAGGCGCGGGACTACCTCGCCGGACTCGGCGGTCGCGCCAACATCGTCAAGATCGAGGCCGCCGCCGAGACCCGGCTGCGCGTCGTCGTGCGGGACCCGGAGGCCGTCGACGAGGCCGTGCTCACGGCGGCGGGCATCGCCGGCGTGGCGGTGCTGCCGGGCGGGACCCTGCACCTCATCGCCGGTCGCAACGCCGATCAGTACGCCGCCGAGATGCGAGGGCAGCTGATGGGCGAGCCTGCCGGCGTCTAG
- a CDS encoding ABC transporter substrate-binding protein codes for MKRLVAPATGLMLVVALLSGCGSSAPAVSSASATPSATSAPSPSAEPSSDPTTIRIASLKGPTTMGLVGLMADAEAGDGAQDYQVTMYGTPDEVLPLVLQGEADVALIPANLAAVLYNRTLADDGAQVQVAAINTLGVLDILESGDTVHSIADLAGRTIYASGKGASPEYVLNYLLTSNGLDPATDVTIEYRSEHTEVAALLASTPGAVAMLPQPFATVVQAQNPAVRTALSLTDEWAKVATDSQLVTGVVVVRTAFAEEHPEAFADFLTDYQASTEFTNEHPAEAAVLIAEAGIVPAAPIAEAAIPGSHITYIDGTELMTVFFSGYLQVLFDADPASVGGSMPGDDFYYSR; via the coding sequence ATGAAGCGACTCGTGGCTCCGGCCACCGGCCTGATGCTGGTGGTTGCCCTGCTGTCCGGCTGTGGCAGCAGCGCGCCCGCGGTCTCGTCCGCATCGGCGACTCCGTCCGCGACCAGTGCGCCGTCACCGAGTGCTGAGCCGTCCAGCGACCCGACGACGATCCGGATCGCGTCCCTCAAGGGCCCGACCACGATGGGTCTGGTCGGGCTGATGGCCGACGCCGAGGCCGGCGACGGCGCGCAGGACTACCAGGTGACGATGTACGGCACGCCCGACGAGGTCCTGCCGCTGGTCCTGCAGGGCGAGGCGGACGTCGCCCTGATCCCGGCGAACCTGGCCGCCGTGCTCTACAACCGGACGCTCGCCGACGACGGCGCGCAGGTCCAGGTCGCCGCGATCAACACCCTCGGCGTGCTCGACATCCTCGAGTCCGGCGACACCGTGCACAGCATCGCGGACCTCGCGGGCAGGACCATCTACGCCTCCGGCAAGGGCGCGTCGCCGGAGTACGTCCTGAACTACCTCCTCACGAGCAACGGCCTGGACCCCGCCACCGATGTCACCATCGAGTACCGCAGCGAGCACACCGAGGTCGCCGCCCTGCTGGCGAGCACGCCCGGAGCCGTCGCCATGCTCCCCCAGCCCTTCGCGACCGTCGTGCAGGCGCAGAACCCGGCCGTACGCACCGCCCTGAGCCTGACGGACGAGTGGGCCAAGGTGGCCACGGACTCCCAGCTCGTGACCGGCGTCGTCGTGGTCCGCACCGCCTTCGCCGAGGAGCACCCCGAGGCCTTCGCCGACTTCCTGACGGACTACCAGGCGTCCACCGAGTTCACGAACGAGCACCCGGCCGAGGCCGCGGTCCTCATCGCCGAGGCCGGCATCGTCCCCGCCGCGCCGATCGCCGAGGCCGCCATCCCGGGTTCCCACATCACCTACATCGACGGCACCGAGCTCATGACCGTCTTCTTCAGCGGCTACCTCCAGGTGCTGTTCGACGCCGACCCGGCCTCGGTCGGTGGGAGCATGCCGGGGGATGACTTCTACTACAGCCGCTGA